One genomic segment of Pandoraea thiooxydans includes these proteins:
- a CDS encoding nitrate reductase subunit alpha, which yields MSHFLDRLRYFSSARPKFSDGHGMTTQEDRKWENGYRQRWQHDKIVRSTHGVNCTGSCSWKIYVKNGIVTWETQQTDYPRTRAGMPNHEPRGCARGASYSWYLYSANRLKYPLVRSALLTQWREKRLSMEPVEAWRAIVDDPTARASYVRRRGLGGFVRASWDEVNEIVAAANVHTVKKYGPDRVIGFSPIPAMSMVSYAAGSRYLSLIGGVGLSFYDWYCDLPPASPQTWGEQTDVPESADWYNSTFIMMWGSNVPQTRTPDAHFMTEVRYRGTKVVSVFPDYAEGAKFGDIWLHPKQGTDAALALAMGHVVLKEFHVAAKSEYFAEYCRRYTDMPLLVRVVKQGNHYVPERMLRAAEFDDALGQDNNADWKTVAFDELSGKPVAPLGSIGFRWGQKEGGDAGKWNLKEEDAQGQRIRPAMSFVAAHDEVVDVAFPYFGNVEHTHFAHTGHDSVLPRRIGVRRVQTRNGEVLVATVYDLFVANYGVDQGLGGPNVAGSFDDDVPYTPAWQEKITGVKRQDVIAVAREFADNADKTQGKSMVILGAGLNHWFNMDMSYRGIINLLIMCGCIGRSGGGWSHYVGQEKLRPQTGWLPLAFGTDWYRPNRVMNGTSFFYAHTDQWRYETMKISDLLSPLAGQPAHSDSPIDYNVRAERMGWLPSAPQLKTNPLDIGRAAGAAGAAAYVAQALKDGSLEMSCVDPDAPENFPRNLFVWRSNLLGSSGKGHEYFLKHLIGAEHGVQGKDLGATAGVLPKEVKWHDQAPEGKLDLVVTLDFRMSTTCLYSDVVLPTATWYEKDDMNTSDMHPFIHPLSAAVDPAWQAKSDWDIYKGIAREFSALARGHLAVEQDVVLSPLQHDSAGEIAQNGEIADWGHGECEPIPGKTMPNVTVVKRDYPNIYRQFTSLGPLLDSLGNGGKGINWQTGDEIEQLRDLNSPVRDEGISQGRPQILSGIDAAEVILSLAPETNGGVAVKAWQALSARTGIDHTHLARAREDERIRFRDIQAQPRKIISSPTWSGIESEHVSYNAGYTNVHELIPWRTLSGRQQLYQDHPWMRDFGEALCVYKPPVDTRSIGQTSGERSNGNPEIALNFLTPHQKWGIHSTYTDNLLMLTLSRGGPIVWISEIDAKKIGVVDNDWIEAFNLNGSLAARAVVSQRIPAGAVFMYHAQEKIINTPGTEVSGVRGIHNSVTRVLLKPTHMIGGYAQLSYGFNYYGTVGANRDEFVIVRKMATIDWKDGTSPTRMSAPVQTSSDGRSGEKQ from the coding sequence ATGAGCCACTTTCTGGATAGATTGCGCTACTTTTCCTCGGCCCGGCCCAAATTCTCCGACGGTCATGGGATGACCACCCAGGAAGACCGCAAATGGGAAAACGGTTACCGGCAGCGCTGGCAACATGACAAAATCGTCCGCTCGACCCATGGTGTCAATTGCACCGGTTCGTGCTCCTGGAAGATTTACGTCAAGAACGGCATCGTGACCTGGGAGACCCAGCAGACCGACTATCCGCGCACCCGCGCCGGCATGCCGAATCACGAGCCGCGCGGCTGCGCGCGCGGCGCCTCGTATTCCTGGTACCTGTACAGTGCCAACCGCCTCAAATACCCGCTGGTCCGAAGCGCCTTGCTCACGCAGTGGCGCGAGAAGCGGCTGAGCATGGAGCCGGTCGAAGCCTGGCGTGCGATCGTCGACGATCCCACAGCCCGTGCTTCATACGTGCGGCGTCGCGGCCTGGGCGGTTTCGTGCGCGCGAGCTGGGACGAGGTCAACGAGATCGTCGCCGCGGCCAACGTGCATACCGTCAAAAAATATGGTCCCGACCGGGTCATCGGCTTCTCGCCGATTCCGGCCATGTCGATGGTTTCATACGCAGCCGGCAGCCGCTATCTCTCGCTGATCGGCGGTGTCGGCCTGAGCTTCTACGACTGGTACTGCGATCTGCCGCCCGCCTCGCCGCAAACGTGGGGTGAACAGACCGACGTACCTGAGTCGGCAGACTGGTACAACAGCACCTTCATCATGATGTGGGGCTCCAACGTACCGCAGACCCGCACGCCGGACGCCCACTTCATGACCGAGGTGCGCTACCGCGGCACCAAGGTCGTTTCGGTGTTTCCCGACTACGCCGAGGGAGCGAAGTTCGGCGATATCTGGCTGCACCCCAAGCAAGGCACCGATGCGGCGCTCGCGCTGGCGATGGGGCACGTCGTACTCAAAGAGTTTCATGTGGCTGCCAAGAGCGAGTATTTCGCCGAATACTGCCGCCGCTACACCGACATGCCTCTGCTGGTACGCGTGGTAAAGCAGGGCAACCATTACGTGCCGGAGCGGATGCTGCGTGCCGCGGAATTCGACGATGCGCTCGGCCAGGACAACAACGCGGACTGGAAGACTGTCGCGTTCGACGAACTGAGCGGCAAGCCGGTGGCCCCGCTCGGTTCGATCGGCTTTCGCTGGGGACAGAAGGAAGGCGGCGACGCCGGCAAATGGAACCTGAAGGAAGAAGACGCGCAAGGACAGCGGATCCGTCCGGCAATGTCCTTCGTTGCCGCGCATGACGAGGTGGTCGACGTCGCCTTCCCGTATTTCGGCAACGTCGAGCACACCCACTTTGCCCACACCGGGCACGACAGCGTACTGCCGCGCCGTATCGGCGTACGCAGGGTGCAAACGCGCAATGGCGAAGTGCTGGTCGCCACGGTGTATGACCTGTTCGTGGCCAATTACGGCGTGGACCAGGGGCTCGGCGGCCCGAACGTGGCCGGCAGTTTCGACGACGACGTGCCATACACGCCCGCATGGCAGGAAAAGATCACCGGCGTCAAACGTCAGGACGTCATCGCCGTGGCGCGCGAATTTGCCGACAATGCCGACAAGACGCAGGGCAAATCGATGGTGATTCTCGGCGCCGGCCTGAACCACTGGTTCAACATGGACATGAGCTATCGCGGGATCATCAACCTGCTCATCATGTGCGGCTGCATCGGGCGCTCAGGCGGGGGCTGGTCGCATTACGTCGGCCAGGAAAAGCTGCGGCCGCAGACCGGCTGGCTGCCGCTGGCGTTCGGCACCGATTGGTATCGGCCGAACCGGGTCATGAACGGCACGTCGTTTTTCTATGCGCACACCGACCAGTGGCGCTACGAAACGATGAAAATCAGCGATCTTCTGTCGCCGCTGGCCGGACAACCCGCGCACTCCGACAGTCCGATCGATTACAACGTGCGTGCCGAGCGCATGGGGTGGCTGCCCTCCGCGCCGCAGCTCAAGACCAATCCGCTCGATATCGGCCGCGCGGCCGGCGCGGCCGGCGCCGCCGCTTATGTCGCGCAGGCGCTCAAGGACGGCTCGCTGGAAATGTCCTGTGTCGATCCGGATGCGCCGGAGAACTTCCCGCGCAATCTGTTCGTGTGGCGCTCCAACTTGCTCGGATCGTCGGGCAAGGGGCACGAATACTTCCTCAAGCACCTGATTGGCGCCGAACATGGCGTGCAGGGCAAGGACCTCGGCGCCACCGCGGGCGTTCTGCCCAAGGAAGTCAAGTGGCACGATCAGGCGCCTGAAGGCAAGCTCGATCTGGTCGTGACGCTGGACTTCCGGATGTCGACCACCTGCCTGTACTCGGATGTCGTGCTGCCCACGGCAACCTGGTACGAGAAGGACGACATGAACACGTCCGACATGCACCCGTTCATTCACCCGCTGTCGGCAGCGGTCGATCCCGCATGGCAGGCCAAGAGCGATTGGGACATCTACAAGGGCATTGCCCGCGAATTTTCCGCGCTCGCGCGCGGCCACCTGGCCGTCGAGCAGGACGTGGTGCTCTCGCCGCTGCAGCATGACAGCGCCGGGGAGATTGCCCAGAACGGCGAAATCGCCGACTGGGGACACGGCGAATGCGAACCGATTCCCGGCAAGACAATGCCCAATGTGACGGTGGTCAAGCGCGACTACCCGAACATTTACCGCCAATTCACCTCGCTTGGTCCGCTGCTGGATTCGCTGGGCAACGGCGGCAAAGGCATCAACTGGCAAACCGGCGACGAGATCGAGCAGTTGCGCGACCTGAACTCCCCGGTCAGAGACGAAGGCATCTCGCAGGGCCGGCCCCAGATTCTTTCCGGCATCGACGCGGCCGAAGTGATCCTGTCGCTGGCCCCCGAAACCAATGGCGGCGTTGCCGTCAAGGCCTGGCAAGCGCTGTCGGCCCGCACCGGGATCGACCACACGCACCTCGCCCGCGCCAGGGAGGACGAACGCATCCGCTTTCGTGACATTCAGGCGCAACCGCGCAAGATCATCTCGTCGCCGACCTGGAGCGGTATCGAATCCGAGCATGTGTCCTACAACGCCGGCTACACCAACGTGCACGAGCTGATTCCATGGCGCACCCTGTCGGGTCGCCAACAGCTTTACCAGGATCACCCCTGGATGCGCGATTTCGGCGAGGCGCTATGCGTCTACAAACCGCCGGTCGACACGCGCAGCATCGGTCAAACATCCGGTGAACGCTCAAACGGCAACCCCGAAATCGCGCTGAATTTCCTCACGCCGCACCAGAAGTGGGGAATTCACAGCACCTATACCGACAATCTGCTGATGCTCACGCTTTCGCGCGGCGGCCCGATCGTCTGGATCTCGGAAATCGACGCAAAGAAAATCGGCGTGGTCGACAACGACTGGATCGAGGCGTTCAACCTGAACGGCTCGCTGGCAGCACGCGCGGTGGTCAGCCAGCGCATTCCGGCCGGCGCGGTATTCATGTATCACGCGCAGGAAAAGATCATCAATACGCCCGGCACCGAAGTCAGCGGCGTACGCGGCATTCACAACTCGGTAACCCGGGTCTTGCTCAAGCCGACCCACATGATCGGCGGCTACGCGCAGCTGTCCTACGGTTTCAACTATTACGGCACGGTCGGCGCCAATCGCGACGAATTCGTCATCGTCAGGAAAATGGCAACGATCGATTGGAAAGA
- a CDS encoding MFS transporter, translating into MASSSPGTHDIHGSAKRSLIGATIGFFIGFGAVSLFGPTARSFIEVMKLGPSQVGFLVAMPMLTGSLLRIPFGAWVDRNGGKLPFLVLLLASVVGIAGLYWMLLTLYPNNLTQAHYPLLLFFGALGGCGIATFSVGIGQVSYWFPKSEQGKALAIYAGLGNTSPGLVAILLPLIIAAGGLWVGYLVSLAIVLVGIVLYLFLGYNAPYFQLRGQQDLPVAEAQALAKTHGQEMFPATSVLRTLLDSAASWRTWPLVALYFTSFGGFLALTAWLPTFWTSFYKAPGWVAVALTAGFSLFASIIRVPGGSWSDRFGGEKVALASYTTVLVGAVLMTVSQDFWLTVTGEFLIGAGMGVANAAVFKLVPHYVPDAVGGTAGWVGGLGALGGFVVPPLLGRVAQSMGHIGYARGYMVYIVLAIASLALTCLLYVKRNDVKPRVVGSVARAAAGSRAGA; encoded by the coding sequence ATGGCATCTTCATCTCCGGGCACTCATGACATTCATGGCAGTGCGAAACGCTCCCTGATCGGAGCGACGATCGGATTTTTCATCGGCTTCGGTGCGGTCTCGCTGTTCGGCCCCACCGCACGCAGCTTCATCGAGGTCATGAAGCTCGGCCCATCGCAAGTCGGATTTCTGGTGGCGATGCCGATGCTTACCGGCTCGCTCCTGCGCATTCCGTTCGGCGCCTGGGTCGACCGCAACGGCGGCAAGCTGCCGTTCCTGGTGTTGCTGCTCGCCTCGGTGGTCGGCATTGCCGGACTTTACTGGATGCTCCTGACGCTTTACCCGAACAATCTGACCCAGGCGCACTACCCGCTGCTGCTGTTCTTCGGCGCGCTGGGCGGGTGCGGCATAGCGACGTTCTCCGTCGGTATCGGGCAGGTCTCCTACTGGTTTCCGAAGTCCGAGCAGGGCAAGGCTCTGGCCATCTACGCCGGGTTGGGCAACACCTCGCCGGGGTTGGTCGCGATCCTGCTGCCGCTGATCATTGCCGCCGGCGGCTTGTGGGTAGGCTACCTGGTCTCGCTGGCCATCGTGCTCGTCGGTATCGTGCTGTATCTCTTCCTTGGTTACAACGCGCCGTATTTCCAGCTGCGTGGCCAGCAGGACCTGCCGGTCGCCGAAGCGCAAGCACTGGCGAAAACCCACGGCCAGGAGATGTTCCCGGCAACCAGTGTGCTGCGCACTCTGCTCGATTCGGCGGCCAGCTGGCGTACCTGGCCTCTGGTAGCGCTGTATTTCACTTCCTTCGGTGGCTTCCTTGCGCTGACGGCCTGGCTGCCCACTTTCTGGACGTCCTTCTACAAGGCGCCGGGCTGGGTCGCCGTGGCACTGACCGCCGGTTTCTCGCTGTTCGCCTCCATCATCCGCGTGCCTGGCGGCAGTTGGTCGGATCGCTTCGGCGGAGAAAAGGTCGCGCTGGCGTCCTACACGACAGTGCTGGTTGGCGCGGTGCTCATGACCGTCTCGCAAGACTTCTGGCTGACGGTCACCGGTGAGTTCCTGATCGGCGCCGGCATGGGCGTGGCCAACGCGGCAGTCTTCAAGCTGGTGCCCCATTACGTTCCGGATGCGGTCGGCGGCACAGCCGGCTGGGTCGGCGGGTTGGGTGCGCTCGGCGGCTTCGTGGTACCCCCGCTGCTCGGGCGGGTCGCGCAATCGATGGGCCACATCGGCTATGCGCGCGGCTACATGGTTTATATCGTCCTGGCCATCGCAAGCCTGGCGCTGACATGCCTGCTCTACGTCAAGCGCAACGATGTCAAGCCGCGCGTGGTCGGCAGCGTTGCCCGAGCGGCGGCCGGTTCACGCGCCGGCGCGTGA
- the hmpA gene encoding NO-inducible flavohemoprotein has protein sequence MMTPEQIAVVQATVPVLEVHGEDITRHFYRRMFTHHPELKNIFNQGHQASGNQQRALAGAVYAYARNIANPGVLEAALTRIAHKHVSLGIEPAQYSIVGTHLLASIREVLGEAATDEILDAWKAAYEQLADLLIAQEASLYEANDAVPGSWRGWRKLKVERKVRESSEITSFYLVASDGSALPTFRPGQYVSVKRHIPGLELEQPRQYSLSDAPHGRWLRISVKREDGDAAAQRPAGWVSSELHANLNEGDELHVSAPYGDFYLDESRDTPIVMISGGVGLTPMMSMLNALVWQGSQRPVLFVHACRDAQVHAMKTRLNRIVEECPQVTRAVFYETVTPQDVRGRDHDFAGLVDLDALGEALLMPQADYYLCGPLPFMQAQRDGLLARGVDPERIHWEVFGSGN, from the coding sequence ATGATGACTCCCGAACAAATCGCCGTGGTGCAAGCAACCGTCCCCGTTTTGGAAGTTCACGGCGAAGACATTACGCGGCACTTTTATCGCCGCATGTTCACGCATCACCCCGAGCTGAAGAACATCTTCAATCAGGGACATCAGGCCAGCGGCAATCAGCAACGCGCGCTGGCCGGCGCCGTGTATGCCTATGCGCGCAACATTGCGAATCCAGGCGTGCTGGAAGCGGCATTGACCCGCATCGCGCACAAGCATGTGAGCCTGGGCATCGAGCCGGCCCAATATTCGATCGTGGGCACCCATCTGCTGGCGTCGATTCGCGAGGTATTGGGCGAGGCGGCGACCGACGAGATTCTCGACGCCTGGAAGGCCGCTTACGAACAGCTGGCCGATCTATTGATCGCGCAGGAAGCCTCGTTGTATGAGGCAAACGATGCCGTGCCCGGCAGCTGGCGCGGCTGGCGCAAATTGAAAGTGGAGCGAAAAGTTCGGGAGAGCAGCGAGATCACGTCGTTTTATCTGGTGGCTTCCGACGGCAGCGCCTTGCCGACGTTTCGCCCCGGGCAGTACGTCAGCGTCAAGCGGCATATCCCCGGCCTCGAGCTGGAACAGCCCCGCCAATACAGTTTGTCGGACGCCCCTCATGGCCGCTGGCTGCGCATTTCGGTCAAGCGTGAAGACGGCGACGCGGCTGCGCAACGGCCGGCGGGATGGGTATCGAGCGAGCTGCACGCCAACCTCAATGAAGGGGACGAGCTGCACGTCAGCGCGCCGTATGGCGATTTCTATCTGGACGAATCCCGTGATACGCCGATCGTCATGATCAGCGGCGGTGTGGGACTCACGCCGATGATGTCGATGCTCAATGCGCTGGTATGGCAAGGCAGCCAGCGGCCCGTGCTGTTCGTGCACGCTTGCCGCGACGCTCAAGTGCATGCCATGAAAACGCGCCTGAACCGCATCGTCGAGGAATGCCCGCAAGTCACGCGTGCGGTGTTTTACGAAACCGTCACGCCCCAGGATGTGCGCGGGCGGGATCATGACTTCGCCGGTCTCGTCGATCTCGACGCGTTGGGCGAAGCCTTGCTGATGCCGCAGGCCGACTACTATTTGTGCGGTCCGTTGCCGTTCATGCAGGCGCAGCGCGACGGCTTGCTGGCGCGCGGCGTGGATCCCGAGCGCATCCATTGGGAGGTTTTCGGGTCCGGCAACTGA
- a CDS encoding HPP family protein — MAYPEPQAGIKRWLLSFVPSQVAVRWPERLRACLGALLGIALTGGSTVFLLGSTTAIPMLVAPMGASTVLLFAAPASPLAQPWSIIGGNIVAAVVGVACAQWIASPLDAAALAVSLAIGVMLVLRCLHPPSGAVALTAVLGGPSIHAMGYGFVLAPVALQSFALLGAALIYHAATGHRYPHGGVQLAEPAASDAGPVAAGITHADVEAVLRRRTEWLDIDPADLEALLRETEWQAYARTFSELSCGDIMSRRIRAVPATATLDAARRLLSEQGVGVLPVIDVGRRVIGSVALEDLRHARTEGWAARLIGAMLRPWQETAAGIATVDRTVMRDDQSGTVDANASIAELVPLFAQSERQCVAVLDANRQLAGIITQADLIAGMYRYTRAPQRAAA; from the coding sequence ATGGCGTATCCCGAGCCCCAAGCCGGCATCAAGCGCTGGTTGCTCAGCTTTGTGCCGAGCCAGGTCGCCGTGCGCTGGCCGGAGCGCCTGCGCGCGTGCCTTGGCGCGCTGCTGGGGATCGCCCTGACCGGCGGCTCGACAGTTTTCCTGCTCGGCTCGACGACAGCGATTCCCATGCTGGTCGCCCCGATGGGCGCCTCTACCGTATTGCTGTTCGCGGCGCCGGCCAGCCCGCTGGCGCAACCGTGGTCGATCATCGGCGGGAATATCGTGGCCGCGGTGGTGGGAGTCGCGTGCGCGCAATGGATCGCCAGTCCGCTCGACGCCGCGGCGCTGGCCGTGTCGCTGGCAATCGGCGTCATGCTGGTACTGCGCTGCCTGCATCCGCCCTCGGGCGCCGTGGCGCTGACCGCCGTGCTCGGCGGGCCGTCGATCCATGCCATGGGTTACGGCTTTGTACTGGCGCCGGTGGCCCTGCAGTCTTTCGCCCTGCTCGGGGCCGCGCTGATTTACCACGCAGCCACCGGGCATCGCTACCCGCACGGCGGCGTCCAACTCGCGGAGCCGGCGGCTTCCGATGCCGGGCCGGTCGCCGCGGGCATCACGCATGCCGACGTCGAGGCGGTGCTGCGTCGGCGCACCGAATGGCTCGACATCGATCCAGCGGATCTGGAGGCCCTGTTGCGCGAGACCGAGTGGCAAGCGTATGCGCGCACCTTCAGCGAACTCAGCTGCGGCGACATCATGTCGCGTCGGATACGTGCCGTGCCCGCCACCGCGACGCTGGATGCGGCTCGCCGCCTTTTGAGCGAGCAGGGGGTCGGGGTGCTGCCTGTGATCGATGTGGGCCGTCGAGTGATCGGCAGCGTCGCGCTGGAAGACCTGCGCCATGCGCGGACCGAGGGGTGGGCGGCCAGGCTCATTGGCGCTATGCTGCGGCCCTGGCAGGAGACTGCTGCCGGCATTGCCACGGTTGATCGGACGGTAATGCGCGACGACCAGAGCGGCACGGTGGATGCCAACGCGTCGATCGCCGAATTGGTGCCGCTGTTTGCGCAATCGGAGCGCCAATGCGTCGCCGTGCTCGATGCGAACCGGCAACTTGCCGGCATTATCACGCAAGCGGATTTGATCGCCGGCATGTATCGTTACACCCGAGCGCCGCAGCGTGCCGCGGCCTGA
- a CDS encoding rubredoxin: protein MKIWQCSICGFTYDEALGLPEEGVAPGTRWEDVPASWSCPECGATKSEFDMVEQR from the coding sequence ATGAAAATCTGGCAATGCTCGATTTGCGGCTTTACCTACGACGAGGCCTTGGGCCTGCCCGAGGAGGGCGTCGCGCCCGGCACGCGCTGGGAAGATGTGCCTGCGAGCTGGTCGTGCCCGGAGTGCGGCGCCACCAAGAGCGAATTCGACATGGTCGAGCAGCGCTGA
- a CDS encoding NAD(P)/FAD-dependent oxidoreductase, whose protein sequence is MANANAPIVIVGSGLAGYNVAREVRKLDRQVAILLVTEERGDFYYKPGLSTALAQKKTPEMLVGTPADEMARSLELTLLADTETTAVDLERRRIVTSSGQFGYGKLVLALGADPIVLPIGGDGAACCLPVNDLAGYARWRTRLASARRVAVIGAGLIGCEFANDLLHAGMTPHVIDPNPLPLATLIPPTAGQALRDALAAAGVQWRLGTAVSTIERAAGGLCLQLTDDQTLAADLVLSAVGLRPRTGLARACGLRTGRGIWVDEFGQTSAQDVFAIGDCAEYGSGVLLFVQPIMLAARQLAKTLTGASSAIRFPPMPVIVKTPAHPVVALNPPPATPGAWSAESSQDGVVQWFETPDGQTRGFALTGAATQRRAEAMKRVGA, encoded by the coding sequence ATGGCCAACGCGAACGCGCCCATTGTCATCGTCGGCAGCGGGCTGGCCGGGTACAACGTGGCGCGCGAAGTGCGCAAGCTCGACAGGCAAGTCGCAATACTGCTCGTGACCGAAGAGCGCGGCGACTTCTATTACAAGCCGGGGCTGTCCACCGCCCTCGCGCAGAAAAAAACGCCCGAGATGCTGGTCGGCACGCCCGCCGACGAAATGGCCCGCTCGCTCGAGCTCACCCTGTTGGCCGACACCGAAACCACAGCGGTCGACCTCGAGCGGCGCCGCATCGTCACGTCGAGCGGGCAATTCGGCTACGGCAAATTGGTGTTGGCGCTGGGCGCCGACCCGATCGTCCTGCCGATCGGTGGCGACGGCGCGGCCTGTTGCCTGCCGGTCAATGATTTGGCCGGTTACGCGCGCTGGCGCACGCGCCTCGCGTCGGCACGGCGCGTCGCGGTGATCGGTGCGGGGCTGATTGGGTGCGAGTTTGCCAATGACCTGCTGCACGCCGGCATGACGCCGCACGTCATCGATCCCAATCCATTGCCGCTGGCCACCCTGATCCCGCCGACGGCGGGGCAGGCCCTGCGCGACGCCCTGGCTGCGGCCGGCGTGCAGTGGCGGCTGGGCACCGCGGTCAGCACCATCGAGCGGGCCGCGGGCGGCCTTTGCCTGCAATTGACCGACGACCAAACGCTCGCAGCCGACCTGGTGCTGTCGGCCGTCGGCCTGCGGCCGCGCACCGGCCTGGCCCGGGCATGCGGTCTGCGCACGGGCCGCGGCATTTGGGTCGACGAATTCGGGCAAACCAGTGCGCAAGATGTCTTTGCGATAGGCGATTGCGCCGAATACGGCAGCGGTGTGCTGCTTTTCGTGCAGCCGATCATGCTTGCCGCGCGCCAGCTGGCGAAAACGCTGACCGGTGCGTCCAGCGCCATTCGCTTTCCACCGATGCCGGTGATCGTGAAAACCCCGGCCCACCCGGTGGTGGCGCTGAATCCGCCGCCGGCGACGCCTGGCGCATGGAGCGCGGAATCGTCACAGGACGGCGTGGTTCAGTGGTTCGAGACGCCCGACGGCCAGACCCGCGGCTTCGCGCTTACCGGGGCGGCGACACAACGGCGCGCCGAGGCGATGAAACGAGTGGGCGCCTGA
- a CDS encoding MarR family winged helix-turn-helix transcriptional regulator gives MTQSPPSDLRKQDFEALSEFRYQLRSFIRFSENAAHRAGITPQQYLLLLHIKGFPGREWATVGELAERLQSQHHSAVALVSRCEKLKLVKRKPSVHDRRQVEVHLLPRGEQFLSALAALHRAELKTLDGTFRVPRINM, from the coding sequence ATGACTCAATCCCCCCCGTCCGATTTGCGCAAACAGGATTTCGAGGCGCTCTCGGAATTCCGCTACCAATTGCGCAGCTTCATACGTTTCAGTGAAAACGCGGCCCATCGGGCCGGTATCACGCCCCAGCAATATTTATTGCTGCTGCACATCAAAGGCTTTCCCGGGCGCGAGTGGGCCACCGTGGGTGAACTGGCCGAGCGGCTGCAGTCGCAGCACCACAGCGCCGTGGCGCTGGTTTCGCGCTGCGAGAAGCTGAAGCTGGTCAAGCGCAAGCCCAGCGTCCATGACCGGCGTCAGGTCGAAGTCCACTTGCTGCCGCGCGGCGAGCAATTCCTGTCGGCACTCGCGGCGTTGCACCGCGCCGAGCTCAAAACGCTCGATGGCACCTTCAGGGTACCGCGCATCAATATGTGA